One window of the Micropterus dolomieu isolate WLL.071019.BEF.003 ecotype Adirondacks linkage group LG08, ASM2129224v1, whole genome shotgun sequence genome contains the following:
- the LOC123974929 gene encoding keratin, type II cytoskeletal 8-like, translating into MSLRSKRSTYPRLHMSSGGFSSMSMGSYSASKISSGANQAAPITAVTINKSLLTPVKIDIDPTIQAVRNQEKEQIKGLNNRFVNFIDKVRHLEQQNKLLETKWNMLQGQTVAASNIEPMLKSYIINLQRQLEVINNDKHRLDMENNAMYKQVDEYKTKYENELNKRNEAENEFVMLKKDVDAGYLAKVDLDDKVSLITDEYNFHKALYDAELRELQESLKETSVVVQMDNSRGLNMDQIVSEVKAQYEDIAARSREEAENWHKNKFDQMAAEADQYGNELRSAKGEISELNRMISRLQNEILAVKAQRDNLKAQEAEVEQRGEAAVQDAKACIRKLELALQRAKQDMAQQLRDYQDLMNVKLALDIEISTYRKLLEGEEERLGQESIVNIQTVPTKSIPVESPQPRKSGALVIKKVETRNISY; encoded by the exons ATGAGTCTCAGGAGCAAACGCAGCACCTATCCAAGACTTCACATGTCCTCAGGGGGCTTCAGTAGCATGTCCATGGGCTCCTACTCTGCCTCCAAGATCAGCTCTGGGGCTAACCAGGCGGCCCCGATTACAGCCGTGACCATCAACAAGAGCCTGCTGACTCCAGTGAAGATAGACATCGACCCCACCATCCAAGCTGTTCGCAACCAGGAGAAAGAGCAGATCAAGGGTCTCAACAACCGTTTTGTCAACTTCATTGATAAG GTAAGACACCTGGAACAGCAGAACAAACTACTGGAGACCAAGTGGAATATGCTGCAGGGACAGACCGTCGCCGCCTCTAACATTGAGCCCATGCTTAAGTCCTACATCATCAACCTGCAAAGACAACTGGAGGTTATCAACAATGACAAACACAGACTTGACATGGAGAACAATGCCATGTACAAACAGGTGGACGAATACAAGACAAA GTATGAGAATGAGCTCAACAAGAGGAATGAAGCAGAGAATGAGTTTGTCATGCTCAAAAAG GATGTGGACGCAGGCTATCTGGCCAAGGTGGATCTAGACGACAAGGTGTCTCTTATCACTGATGAATACAACTTCCACAAGGCTCTGTATGATGCG GAGCTACGCGAGCTGCAAGAGAGCCTTAAGGAGACCTCTGTGGTGGTGCAGATGGATAACTCCCGAGGCCTGAACATGGATCAGATCGTGTCTGAGGTTAAGGCTCAGTATGAGGACATTGCCGCCCGCAGCCGTGAAGAAGCTGAAAACTGGCACAAGAACAAG TTTGATCAGATGGCTGCTGAGGCCGATCAGTACGGCAATGAGCTGCGCAGCGCCAAGGGGGAAATATCTGAGCTAAACCGAATGATCAGCCGCCTGCAGAATGAGATCCTGGCAGTAAAAGCACAG CGTGACAACCTTAAggcccaggaagcagaagtgGAGCAGCGCGGGGAGGCGGCCGTGCAGGATGCCAAGGCTTGCATCAGGAAGCTGGAGCTGGCTCTGCAGAGGGCCAAGCAGGACATGGCTCAGCAACTCAGAGATTACCAGGACCTCATGAATGTCAAGCTGGCCCTAGACATAGAGATCTCCACCTACAGGAAGCTgctggaaggagaggaggaaag ACTTGGACAGGAATCTATTGTCAACATCCAAACGGTGCCCACTAAAT CCATCCCAGTTGAAAGCCCCCAGCCGCGAAAGTCAGGTGCACTTGTCATCAAAAAGGTGGAGACCCGTAACATTTCATACtaa
- the si:ch73-233m11.2 gene encoding NACHT, LRR and PYD domains-containing protein 12 isoform X2, with amino-acid sequence MHSLEALMLHHHGHISPESMHLVLQKPEDVLFVFDDLDRYKRSLDPSVHTLCSDPSQAVSVSCLVASLLHGSLLKGAAIVVASRPTGCLKFLSGTRVDVLGFLRPQREAYFNGFFTDPTAANKAFTHMERTLGFYDICTTPRFCWTVCSIYKSLMDAGAKLPETLSQLYVDILVHLIQTLSLNEACNRELVLALSKMASHCTLDQHSSCTKEEIDSFGFQRFLTTLGVFLQVDGHQSEVFSFHSQMMQEFLLAMSFFLDTSPSEGMEKMVEKHKGRAKFLDIFLAGLSEPIQRRPLETLLGEWNTDRIMDFKCWLKSSSEVTLKGWYKDQHHHCFHLLHQAQNESLVKEIITPSARTGISYGDLSLQDCVALNYVITCLGGIEQLNLYRTKNLTEEAAERLAPTMSLSHKITLLDSYLSTGAVNHLASALSRGPTKELDLSHTGLGDEKFKILCAGLRDCKLHILKLKVCRLTEASCEDLGSVLTSGTSQLCVLDMTFNEIGDQGFTKLCKALHSPHCKLQELQLQSCMLTAASMEALSAALRSGQSQLRKVNLTQNAIGHSGVETLCKSLQHPLCKLQSLNFFDSELTGTCCAPLMEALMSEHCSLSELDLSVNDLGQEGALLLCQALSRLGCPMEKLRLTQCELTHSVFKELGSVLRSEVTRLKSLAVGINEVGDQGVKHLWDAVAHPSCQLEELIVEMTGLTDACVEDLCAAIRASKTLKSLDLRNNSLTDASVPALIKVMQGSHNMQEMNLKYNDFSEDVFDVLEECVKIRY; translated from the exons ATGCACTCCTTGGAGGCGTTAATGCTACACCATCACGGTCATATCTCTCCTGAGTCCATGCACCTGGTTCTGCAGAAGCCTGaggatgtgttgtttgtttttgatgatCTGGATCGGTACAAACGCAGCCTGGACCCTTCTGTCCACACCCTCTGCTCTGACCCCAGCCAGGCGGTCTCAGTGTCCTGTTTAGTGGCCAGCTTGCTACATGGGTCACTGCTGAAAGGAGCTGCCATCGTGGTGGCATCCAGGCCGACAGGATGTCTGAAGTTTCTGAGTGGCACCAGGGTGGATGTATTGGGGTTTCTGAGGCCACAAAGAGAGGCCTACTTTAACGGGTTCTTTACTGACCCAACTGCTGCCAACAAAGCATTTACGCACATGGAAAGGACTCTAGGCTTTTATGATATCTGTACCACCCCAAGATTTTGTTGGACAGTCTGTTCTATATACAAGTCTCTGATGGATGCTGGAGCAAAACTTCCTGAGACGTTATCTCAGCTGTATGTAGATATCCTGGTCCACCTGATTCAGACGCTCTCGCTGAACGAGGCCTGCAACAGAGAACTAGTGCTTGCCCTCAGCAAGATGGCGTCTCATTGCACCCTTGACCAGCATTCGAGCTGTACCAAAGAGGAAATAGATTCCTTTGGTTTTCAACGGTTTCTCACCACACTTGGTGTTTTCTTGCAAGTAGATGGTCACCAGTCGGAAGTCTTTTCCTTCCACTCCCAAATGATGCAGGAGTTCCTCTTGgccatgtctttctttttggACACGTCACCGTCTGAGGGCATGGAGAAGATGGTGGAAAAGCACAAAGGCCGTGCAAAGTTTCTAGATATCTTCCTGGCAGGACTCTCAGAGCCAATTCAGCGCAGACCGCTGGAGACCCTGCTGGGGGAGTGGAACACTGATCGCATCATGGATTTCAAATGCTGGCTTAAAAGCAGCTCAGAGGTGACACTGAAGGGATGGTACAAAGACCAGCACCACCACTGCTTCCATCTGCTTCATCAAGCTCAAAATGAGAGTTTGGTGAAAGAGATCATCACCCCCTCAGCGCGAACGGGCATCAGCTATGGAGACCTCAGCCTCCAGGACTGTGTAGCTTTAAATTATGTTATCACGTGCCTCGGAGGGATAGAGCAGTTGAATCTGTATCGTACAAAGAATTTGACAGAGGAGGCAGCAGAGAGGCTGGCTCCAACTATGAGCTTGTCACATAAGATCAC CTTGTTAGACAGCTACTTGAGTACTGGGGCTGTCAATCATCTGGCTTCAGCTCTCAGCAGAGGACCCACCAAGGAGTTGGATCTCTCTCACACCGGCCTCGGCGATGAAAAGTTCAAAATTCTCTGCGCTGGACTCAGAGACTGCAAGCTGCACATATTAAA ACTTAAAGTGTGCAGACTGACAGAGGCAAGCTGTGAAGATCTGGGGTCTGTCCTGACCTCAGGCACctctcagctgtgtgtgttagACATGACATTTAATGAGATTGGGGACCAGGGCTTTACGAAACTGTGCAAAGCGCTGCATAGTCCTCACTGCAAACTGCAGGAGCTCCA GCTACAAAGCTGCATGTTGACTGCTGCATCCATGGAGGCTTTATCAGCAGCTTTGCGCTCTGGCCAATCACAGTTGAGAAAAGTGAACCTGACACAAAACGCGATTGGTCACAGTGGAGTGGAGACTTTGTGCAAATCCCTGCAACACCCACTCTGTAAACTACAGAGCCTCAA TTTCTTTGATAGTGAGCTGACAGGTACCTGCTGTGCTCCTTTGATGGAGGCCTTGATGTCAGAGCACTGCTCTCTGTCAGAGCTGGACCTGTCAGTGAATGATTTGGGCCAGGAGGGGGCACTGCTGCTCTGCCAAGCCCTCAGTCGACTTGGTTGTCCAATGGAAAAACTCCG CTTGACACAATGCGAGTTAACCCACTCGGTCTTCAAGGAACTGGGCTCAGTGCTGAGAAGTGAGGTTACTCGACTTAAGTCTCTGGCTGTAGGTATCAATGAAGTAGGAGACCAAGGGGTTAAACATCTTTGGGATGCTGTTGCACATCCAAGCTGCCAATTGGAGGAACTGAT CGTTGAAATGACCGGTTTGACTGATGCCTGTGTTGAGGACTTGTGTGCTGCTATAAGAGCCAGCAAGACTTTAAAGAGCCTGGACCTGAGAAACAACTCACTGACCGATGCGTCTGTCCCAGCCCTCATCAAAGTCATGCAGGGCAGCCACAACATGCAGGAGATGAA TCTGAAGTACAACGACTTCAGTGAAGACGTTTTTGACGTGCTGGAAGAGTGTGTTAAGATAAGATACTAA
- the si:ch73-233m11.2 gene encoding NACHT, LRR and PYD domains-containing protein 12 isoform X1 codes for MDKDSVLTHILRSKGMSTLLGGELSVSVINNKYISPLTSEAQVTDSNVEDNSPTLDHAIHAALSGEIKTVVLVGPEGSGKTTALENLVVDWANGEHLQNFSYFFHFQFREFNSLDNRMHSLEALMLHHHGHISPESMHLVLQKPEDVLFVFDDLDRYKRSLDPSVHTLCSDPSQAVSVSCLVASLLHGSLLKGAAIVVASRPTGCLKFLSGTRVDVLGFLRPQREAYFNGFFTDPTAANKAFTHMERTLGFYDICTTPRFCWTVCSIYKSLMDAGAKLPETLSQLYVDILVHLIQTLSLNEACNRELVLALSKMASHCTLDQHSSCTKEEIDSFGFQRFLTTLGVFLQVDGHQSEVFSFHSQMMQEFLLAMSFFLDTSPSEGMEKMVEKHKGRAKFLDIFLAGLSEPIQRRPLETLLGEWNTDRIMDFKCWLKSSSEVTLKGWYKDQHHHCFHLLHQAQNESLVKEIITPSARTGISYGDLSLQDCVALNYVITCLGGIEQLNLYRTKNLTEEAAERLAPTMSLSHKITLLDSYLSTGAVNHLASALSRGPTKELDLSHTGLGDEKFKILCAGLRDCKLHILKLKVCRLTEASCEDLGSVLTSGTSQLCVLDMTFNEIGDQGFTKLCKALHSPHCKLQELQLQSCMLTAASMEALSAALRSGQSQLRKVNLTQNAIGHSGVETLCKSLQHPLCKLQSLNFFDSELTGTCCAPLMEALMSEHCSLSELDLSVNDLGQEGALLLCQALSRLGCPMEKLRLTQCELTHSVFKELGSVLRSEVTRLKSLAVGINEVGDQGVKHLWDAVAHPSCQLEELIVEMTGLTDACVEDLCAAIRASKTLKSLDLRNNSLTDASVPALIKVMQGSHNMQEMNLKYNDFSEDVFDVLEECVKIRY; via the exons ATGGACAAAGACTCAGTGCTGACTCATATCCTGAGGTCAAAGGGCATGTCCACACTTCTTGGTGGAGAGCTGTCAGTCAGTGTGATAAACAACAAGTACATATCCCCGCTGACTTCTGAAGCTCAGGTGACGGATAGTAATGTAGAAGACAACTCACCCACCCTTGATCATGCAATCCACGCCGCTCTGTCTGGTGAAATCAAGACTGTGGTACTGGTCGGTCCTGAAGGATCAGGTAAAACCACTGCTTTGGAGAACCTAGTAGTGGACTGGGCAAATGGAGAACACCTTCAAaacttttcttattttttccatttccaaTTCAGGGAGTTTAATTCTCTTGATAACCGGATGCACTCCTTGGAGGCGTTAATGCTACACCATCACGGTCATATCTCTCCTGAGTCCATGCACCTGGTTCTGCAGAAGCCTGaggatgtgttgtttgtttttgatgatCTGGATCGGTACAAACGCAGCCTGGACCCTTCTGTCCACACCCTCTGCTCTGACCCCAGCCAGGCGGTCTCAGTGTCCTGTTTAGTGGCCAGCTTGCTACATGGGTCACTGCTGAAAGGAGCTGCCATCGTGGTGGCATCCAGGCCGACAGGATGTCTGAAGTTTCTGAGTGGCACCAGGGTGGATGTATTGGGGTTTCTGAGGCCACAAAGAGAGGCCTACTTTAACGGGTTCTTTACTGACCCAACTGCTGCCAACAAAGCATTTACGCACATGGAAAGGACTCTAGGCTTTTATGATATCTGTACCACCCCAAGATTTTGTTGGACAGTCTGTTCTATATACAAGTCTCTGATGGATGCTGGAGCAAAACTTCCTGAGACGTTATCTCAGCTGTATGTAGATATCCTGGTCCACCTGATTCAGACGCTCTCGCTGAACGAGGCCTGCAACAGAGAACTAGTGCTTGCCCTCAGCAAGATGGCGTCTCATTGCACCCTTGACCAGCATTCGAGCTGTACCAAAGAGGAAATAGATTCCTTTGGTTTTCAACGGTTTCTCACCACACTTGGTGTTTTCTTGCAAGTAGATGGTCACCAGTCGGAAGTCTTTTCCTTCCACTCCCAAATGATGCAGGAGTTCCTCTTGgccatgtctttctttttggACACGTCACCGTCTGAGGGCATGGAGAAGATGGTGGAAAAGCACAAAGGCCGTGCAAAGTTTCTAGATATCTTCCTGGCAGGACTCTCAGAGCCAATTCAGCGCAGACCGCTGGAGACCCTGCTGGGGGAGTGGAACACTGATCGCATCATGGATTTCAAATGCTGGCTTAAAAGCAGCTCAGAGGTGACACTGAAGGGATGGTACAAAGACCAGCACCACCACTGCTTCCATCTGCTTCATCAAGCTCAAAATGAGAGTTTGGTGAAAGAGATCATCACCCCCTCAGCGCGAACGGGCATCAGCTATGGAGACCTCAGCCTCCAGGACTGTGTAGCTTTAAATTATGTTATCACGTGCCTCGGAGGGATAGAGCAGTTGAATCTGTATCGTACAAAGAATTTGACAGAGGAGGCAGCAGAGAGGCTGGCTCCAACTATGAGCTTGTCACATAAGATCAC CTTGTTAGACAGCTACTTGAGTACTGGGGCTGTCAATCATCTGGCTTCAGCTCTCAGCAGAGGACCCACCAAGGAGTTGGATCTCTCTCACACCGGCCTCGGCGATGAAAAGTTCAAAATTCTCTGCGCTGGACTCAGAGACTGCAAGCTGCACATATTAAA ACTTAAAGTGTGCAGACTGACAGAGGCAAGCTGTGAAGATCTGGGGTCTGTCCTGACCTCAGGCACctctcagctgtgtgtgttagACATGACATTTAATGAGATTGGGGACCAGGGCTTTACGAAACTGTGCAAAGCGCTGCATAGTCCTCACTGCAAACTGCAGGAGCTCCA GCTACAAAGCTGCATGTTGACTGCTGCATCCATGGAGGCTTTATCAGCAGCTTTGCGCTCTGGCCAATCACAGTTGAGAAAAGTGAACCTGACACAAAACGCGATTGGTCACAGTGGAGTGGAGACTTTGTGCAAATCCCTGCAACACCCACTCTGTAAACTACAGAGCCTCAA TTTCTTTGATAGTGAGCTGACAGGTACCTGCTGTGCTCCTTTGATGGAGGCCTTGATGTCAGAGCACTGCTCTCTGTCAGAGCTGGACCTGTCAGTGAATGATTTGGGCCAGGAGGGGGCACTGCTGCTCTGCCAAGCCCTCAGTCGACTTGGTTGTCCAATGGAAAAACTCCG CTTGACACAATGCGAGTTAACCCACTCGGTCTTCAAGGAACTGGGCTCAGTGCTGAGAAGTGAGGTTACTCGACTTAAGTCTCTGGCTGTAGGTATCAATGAAGTAGGAGACCAAGGGGTTAAACATCTTTGGGATGCTGTTGCACATCCAAGCTGCCAATTGGAGGAACTGAT CGTTGAAATGACCGGTTTGACTGATGCCTGTGTTGAGGACTTGTGTGCTGCTATAAGAGCCAGCAAGACTTTAAAGAGCCTGGACCTGAGAAACAACTCACTGACCGATGCGTCTGTCCCAGCCCTCATCAAAGTCATGCAGGGCAGCCACAACATGCAGGAGATGAA TCTGAAGTACAACGACTTCAGTGAAGACGTTTTTGACGTGCTGGAAGAGTGTGTTAAGATAAGATACTAA